A genome region from Variovorax paradoxus includes the following:
- the thiL gene encoding thiamine-phosphate kinase, which translates to MGEFDLITRYFKRPATRSPLGVGDDCALLAPAPGMQLAVSSDMLVEGRHFLSTVEPARLGHKALAVNLSDLAACGAKPLAFTLALALPGVDEHWFEGFSRGLFALADAHGCELVGGDTTRGPLNICITVFGEVPAGAALLRSGARAGDDIWVSGTLGDARLALEVFRGTIALPAEAFESARARMEQPTPRVALGQALRGIATSAVDVSDGLIGDLGHILASSRVGATLDADAAATLIAAEAPGLSTEILRTCALSGGDDYELVFTAPASSRDAVEEAASRSATRVTRIGRIEPDAGLRIVDAAGAPVSQRFGSFDHFL; encoded by the coding sequence ATGGGTGAATTCGACCTGATCACACGCTATTTCAAGCGCCCCGCCACGCGCTCCCCGCTCGGCGTGGGCGACGACTGCGCACTGCTCGCGCCCGCACCGGGCATGCAGCTCGCCGTGTCTTCCGACATGCTCGTGGAGGGCCGGCACTTTCTCTCGACCGTCGAGCCGGCGCGGCTAGGCCACAAGGCGCTGGCGGTGAACCTCAGCGACCTCGCCGCGTGCGGCGCCAAGCCGTTGGCCTTCACGCTCGCACTCGCGTTGCCGGGCGTCGACGAGCACTGGTTCGAAGGCTTCTCGCGCGGACTGTTCGCACTGGCCGATGCGCATGGTTGCGAACTGGTGGGCGGCGACACCACGCGCGGTCCGCTCAACATCTGCATCACCGTCTTCGGCGAAGTGCCGGCCGGCGCGGCGCTGCTGCGCTCCGGCGCACGCGCGGGCGACGACATCTGGGTGAGCGGCACGCTGGGCGACGCGCGGCTGGCGCTCGAGGTGTTTCGCGGAACGATCGCGCTCCCGGCCGAGGCCTTCGAGTCGGCGCGCGCCCGCATGGAGCAGCCCACGCCCCGCGTTGCGCTCGGGCAGGCGCTGCGCGGCATTGCCACGTCGGCCGTGGACGTGAGCGACGGACTGATCGGCGACCTGGGCCACATCCTCGCGTCGAGCCGCGTGGGCGCCACGCTCGACGCCGACGCAGCCGCAACCCTGATCGCCGCCGAGGCACCCGGGCTGAGCACCGAGATCCTGCGCACCTGCGCGCTCTCGGGCGGCGACGACTACGAACTGGTCTTCACCGCTCCCGCCTCGTCGCGCGACGCGGTCGAGGAAGCCGCATCGCGCAGCGCCACGCGCGTCACACGCATCGGCCGCATCGAGCCTGATGCCGGCCTGCGCATCGTCGACGCCGCCGGTGCCCCCGTGTCACAACGCTTCGGCTCGTTCGACCACTTCCTCTGA
- a CDS encoding succinylglutamate desuccinylase/aspartoacylase family protein: protein MSSDPFDGVATDSLRIHTFASLTPGPRLLVVGGVHGDEISGTLGIERVLGEFGSGALRLLRGELTMVPVANPLARRRLQREGERNLNRLFRPSGEPADYEARVTNVLAPLIARHEVLLDLHSFQSEGEAFSMIGPRDNTGTLEPFARSYEEGQLALHIGTPVVVEGWLDIYAAGLSQRAGGAPADEAALDFGRGTNEYIRSCGGYGVTLECGQHLDPQAPEVAWRAIRRTLALLGMAALPEGLSGGPAQPPRLLRLAAVTDRLHEEDSFVRDWATFDEVQRGEPVGMRHDGTLVSAPDDGFIVFPNAVALPGTEWFYFARPSERRLGPVSGAA from the coding sequence ATGTCCTCCGATCCTTTCGACGGCGTCGCCACCGACAGCCTGCGCATCCACACGTTCGCCTCGCTGACCCCCGGACCGCGCCTGCTCGTGGTGGGCGGCGTGCACGGCGACGAGATCTCCGGCACCCTGGGCATCGAGCGCGTGCTTGGCGAATTCGGCAGCGGCGCGTTGCGGCTGCTGCGCGGCGAGCTCACCATGGTGCCGGTCGCGAACCCGCTGGCACGCCGCCGCCTGCAGCGCGAGGGCGAGCGCAACCTCAACCGCCTGTTCCGCCCGAGCGGCGAGCCGGCCGACTACGAAGCCCGCGTCACCAACGTGCTGGCGCCGCTCATCGCGCGCCACGAGGTGCTGCTCGACCTGCATTCCTTCCAGAGCGAAGGTGAGGCTTTCTCGATGATCGGCCCGCGCGACAACACCGGCACGCTGGAGCCCTTCGCCCGCTCGTACGAGGAAGGCCAGCTCGCGCTGCACATCGGCACGCCGGTGGTGGTGGAAGGCTGGCTCGACATCTACGCCGCCGGCCTCTCGCAGCGCGCGGGCGGGGCGCCGGCCGACGAGGCGGCGCTCGATTTCGGCCGCGGCACCAACGAATACATCCGCAGTTGCGGCGGCTACGGCGTCACGCTCGAATGCGGTCAGCACCTGGACCCGCAGGCCCCCGAGGTGGCATGGCGCGCCATCCGCCGCACGCTGGCATTGCTGGGCATGGCTGCGCTGCCCGAGGGCCTGTCGGGCGGGCCTGCGCAGCCGCCGCGGCTGCTGCGCCTGGCGGCCGTCACCGACCGCCTGCACGAGGAAGACAGCTTCGTGCGCGACTGGGCCACCTTCGACGAAGTGCAGCGCGGCGAGCCCGTCGGCATGCGCCACGACGGCACGCTGGTGAGCGCGCCCGACGACGGCTTCATCGTGTTTCCCAACGCGGTGGCGCTGCCCGGCACCGAGTGGTTCTATTTCGCGCGGCCGAGCGAGCGTCGGCTCGGGCCGGTGAGCGGCGCCGCCTGA
- the rpe gene encoding ribulose-phosphate 3-epimerase yields the protein MSTPFRIAPSILSADFAHLGKELTDVIAAGADWIHFDVMDNHYVPNLTFGPMICEALKPYAKTADGTPVPIDVHLMIHPVDALAASFAQAGADYISFHPDSSPHTHRSIQAIKAAGCKAGLVFNPGLGLEALDWAIDDIDLILIMSVNPGFGGQSFIDSALRKIELARKRIEQSGRDIRLEVDGGIKVDNIARVASAGADTFVAGSAIFNAKDYGAVIADMRKQLAGVAGA from the coding sequence ATGAGCACCCCGTTCCGCATCGCGCCCTCCATCCTGTCCGCCGACTTCGCGCACCTCGGCAAAGAACTGACCGACGTGATCGCGGCCGGTGCCGACTGGATCCATTTCGACGTGATGGACAACCACTACGTGCCGAACCTGACCTTTGGCCCCATGATCTGCGAGGCCCTCAAGCCCTACGCCAAGACCGCGGACGGCACGCCGGTGCCGATCGACGTGCACCTGATGATCCATCCGGTGGATGCGCTGGCCGCCTCCTTCGCGCAGGCGGGCGCCGACTACATCAGCTTCCACCCCGATTCCTCGCCCCATACGCACCGCAGCATCCAGGCCATCAAGGCGGCCGGCTGCAAGGCGGGCCTGGTGTTCAATCCGGGGCTGGGGCTGGAAGCACTGGACTGGGCGATCGACGACATCGACCTGATCCTGATCATGAGCGTGAACCCCGGCTTCGGCGGCCAGAGCTTCATCGACTCGGCGCTGCGCAAGATCGAACTCGCGCGCAAGCGCATCGAACAGAGCGGACGCGACATCCGCCTCGAGGTCGATGGCGGCATCAAGGTCGACAACATCGCGCGCGTGGCATCGGCCGGCGCCGATACCTTCGTGGCCGGCAGCGCGATCTTCAACGCGAAGGACTACGGCGCGGTGATCGCCGACATGCGCAAGCAGCTCGCCGGCGTGGCCGGCGCCTGA
- a CDS encoding Ku protein, which produces MPVSRKAPAPRVLWKGAISFGLVHIPVALYSATTNHGIDFDWLDRRTMDPVGYKRINKKTGKEIAREQIVKGVEYEPGEYVVLSDKEIAAAYPKTTQTIEIETFVPASGIPFVYLERPYYVAPINRGAKVYALLRETLQRSGRVGVARVVIQTKQHLAALVPVGPGLVLNLLRWGTDIRSWDDLPLPDENAKKAGLSERELSMAAQLVDDMSADWDAGEFKDEFKDEILRLVDRKVKAGQTETVTQPEPAEDTSGEGRGARIIDLTELLQRSLRKGGGKARASASAFDDEEAEDDAAPPARKAAAKKRKPPAKAARSAKAVPARRRAA; this is translated from the coding sequence ATGCCTGTCTCTCGAAAAGCCCCCGCACCCCGCGTCCTCTGGAAGGGCGCGATCAGCTTCGGCCTCGTCCACATCCCGGTGGCGCTGTACTCGGCCACCACCAACCATGGCATCGACTTCGACTGGCTCGACAGGCGCACCATGGACCCGGTCGGCTACAAGCGCATCAACAAGAAGACCGGCAAGGAGATCGCGCGCGAGCAGATCGTGAAGGGCGTCGAGTACGAGCCCGGCGAATACGTAGTGCTCAGCGACAAGGAGATCGCGGCGGCCTATCCCAAGACCACGCAGACCATCGAGATCGAGACCTTCGTGCCGGCCAGCGGCATTCCCTTCGTGTACCTGGAGCGGCCCTACTACGTGGCGCCGATCAACCGAGGCGCCAAGGTGTACGCGCTGCTGCGCGAGACCCTGCAGCGCAGCGGCCGGGTGGGCGTGGCGCGCGTGGTGATCCAGACCAAGCAGCATCTCGCGGCGCTGGTGCCGGTGGGACCGGGGCTGGTGCTGAACCTGCTGCGCTGGGGCACCGACATCCGTTCGTGGGACGACCTTCCGCTGCCCGACGAGAACGCGAAGAAGGCGGGGCTGAGCGAGCGCGAGCTGTCCATGGCCGCGCAGCTCGTGGACGACATGAGCGCCGACTGGGACGCCGGCGAATTCAAGGACGAGTTCAAGGACGAGATCCTGCGGCTGGTCGACCGCAAGGTGAAGGCCGGCCAGACCGAGACCGTGACGCAGCCCGAGCCAGCCGAGGACACGTCCGGCGAAGGCCGCGGCGCCAGGATCATCGATCTCACCGAACTGCTGCAGCGCAGCCTGCGCAAGGGCGGCGGCAAGGCCAGGGCGTCCGCCTCTGCCTTCGACGACGAGGAAGCCGAAGACGACGCCGCGCCGCCCGCGCGCAAGGCCGCCGCGAAGAAGCGCAAGCCGCCCGCCAAGGCCGCGCGATCGGCCAAGGCCGTGCCGGCCCGCCGCCGCGCCGCCTGA
- a CDS encoding cation:proton antiporter, with protein MNLTSFFNDLLGFWSEWVRPSAGLPTVLWSLLLAAAAASGHLVQRYLGLPKVIGYSLVGAVVGFAGFEGAIWPLRGISLFLLELGVAVVLFEAGGRLPLRWFRHNPMVLVQSLVEATLTYFGVYWILTLLGLPEPVANPIALMAIVASPAVLSRVIIDTRAAGPVTERAMTLATLNTFYALALGYAQAGLIERAPQTMLQKLYPVAVVLGLSFVVGAIMALALRSALRVMSPTSENTSILLLAIIAAGAALTAHVGGSAPLAALIGGVLLKTLNPKPWAWQRQLGTAASLLTMLMFVLVSIVAAQADWTLPVASVVLAVIGVRLVTKIAGVAIANPGSGASWKQAFWVGCAMSPLSSIALLIASNFATASPLLGTMITQVALPSILLMEVVGAVLATVAIHAVGESSVPWAPQAFSTTEDTQR; from the coding sequence ATGAACCTGACGAGCTTCTTCAACGATCTGCTGGGCTTCTGGTCCGAATGGGTGCGCCCTTCGGCCGGCCTGCCCACCGTGCTGTGGTCGCTGCTGCTGGCCGCGGCGGCGGCCTCCGGCCATCTCGTCCAACGCTACCTGGGCCTGCCCAAGGTCATCGGCTATTCGCTGGTGGGTGCGGTGGTCGGCTTCGCCGGCTTCGAGGGCGCGATCTGGCCGCTGCGCGGCATCAGCCTCTTCCTGCTGGAACTGGGGGTGGCGGTGGTGCTGTTCGAGGCCGGCGGCCGGCTGCCGCTGCGCTGGTTCCGCCACAACCCGATGGTGCTGGTGCAGAGCCTGGTGGAGGCCACGCTCACCTACTTCGGCGTGTACTGGATATTGACGCTGCTGGGCCTGCCCGAGCCGGTGGCCAACCCGATCGCGCTGATGGCGATCGTCGCCTCGCCCGCGGTGCTGAGCCGCGTGATCATCGACACCCGCGCCGCCGGCCCAGTCACCGAGCGCGCGATGACGCTGGCCACGCTCAACACCTTCTATGCGCTGGCGCTGGGTTATGCGCAGGCCGGGCTGATCGAGCGTGCGCCGCAGACGATGCTGCAGAAGCTCTACCCCGTGGCGGTGGTGCTGGGCCTGTCCTTCGTGGTGGGCGCGATCATGGCGCTGGCCCTGCGGTCGGCGCTGCGGGTGATGAGCCCGACCAGCGAGAACACCTCCATCCTGCTGCTGGCCATCATCGCGGCGGGCGCCGCGCTCACCGCGCACGTGGGCGGCTCGGCGCCGCTGGCCGCGCTCATCGGCGGCGTGCTGCTCAAGACGCTCAATCCCAAGCCGTGGGCCTGGCAGCGCCAACTGGGCACCGCGGCCTCGCTGCTGACCATGCTGATGTTCGTGCTGGTGTCGATCGTGGCGGCGCAGGCCGACTGGACCTTGCCCGTCGCCAGCGTGGTGCTGGCGGTGATCGGCGTGCGCCTGGTCACCAAGATCGCGGGCGTGGCCATTGCCAATCCGGGCAGCGGCGCCAGCTGGAAGCAGGCCTTCTGGGTCGGCTGCGCGATGTCGCCGCTGTCGTCGATCGCGCTGCTCATCGCCTCCAATTTCGCCACCGCCTCGCCGCTGCTGGGCACCATGATCACGCAGGTCGCGCTGCCCTCCATCCTGCTGATGGAAGTGGTGGGCGCGGTGCTTGCCACGGTGGCCATCCACGCGGTCGGCGAGAGTTCGGTGCCCTGGGCGCCCCAGGCATTCAGCACCACCGAGGACACGCAGCGATGA
- the apaG gene encoding Co2+/Mg2+ efflux protein ApaG, which yields MSNSPFSVQVEPRYLADQSSAKDHIYTFSYTVTVTNTGSVAAQLIARHWLINDASGHAQEVKGLGVIGQQPLLAPGESFRYTSGCRLQAPSGTMHGSYFVVTEEGERFDVPIPMFVLEADVGGAPVSRVLH from the coding sequence ATGTCAAACAGCCCCTTCAGCGTCCAGGTCGAGCCGCGCTACCTGGCCGACCAATCCTCTGCCAAGGACCACATCTACACGTTTTCGTACACGGTGACCGTCACGAACACGGGGTCGGTGGCAGCGCAGCTGATTGCCCGCCACTGGCTCATCAACGATGCCTCGGGCCATGCGCAGGAGGTCAAGGGCCTCGGCGTGATCGGGCAGCAGCCGCTGCTCGCGCCCGGCGAATCGTTCCGTTACACGAGCGGCTGCCGGCTGCAGGCCCCCAGCGGCACGATGCACGGCAGCTACTTCGTGGTGACCGAGGAAGGCGAGCGCTTCGACGTGCCGATCCCCATGTTCGTGCTCGAGGCGGACGTCGGCGGCGCGCCGGTTTCGCGCGTGCTTCATTAG
- a CDS encoding YbdK family carboxylate-amine ligase: protein MSTAATPPFDPDSDDVRSAPLPTDPESRTVKLEPFNKSEALSLGVELELQLVNTHDYDLAPYAEDMLRLMAQTPLPGSVVPEMTSSMIEISTDICHSAQDVITQLSPIREALIRNADKLNIAVVGGGTHAFQQWHERRIYDKPRFRELSELYGYLSKQFTIFGQHVHIGCPDADAALLMLHRMSRYIPHFIALSASSPFVQGQDTQFDSARLNSVFAFPLSGRAPFTTSWKEFEAYFERMTRTGVVRSMKDFYWDIRPKPEFGTIEIRVFDTPLTVERAAALAGYVQSLAAWFLQEQPFEPSEDDYLVYTYNRFQACRFGLDAVYVDPATGQHMPLRDHILMTMTQLEWHSEALNATQALGELRTSVEANRNDARWLREKQGKERLLAEVVRQAALRFRGAA, encoded by the coding sequence ATGAGCACCGCAGCCACACCCCCCTTTGATCCGGACAGCGACGACGTCCGCTCGGCCCCGTTGCCGACCGATCCGGAAAGCCGCACCGTCAAGCTCGAGCCCTTCAACAAGTCGGAGGCGCTGTCGCTGGGCGTGGAGCTGGAGCTGCAGCTGGTCAACACGCACGACTACGACCTGGCCCCCTACGCCGAGGACATGCTGCGCCTGATGGCCCAGACCCCGCTGCCCGGCAGCGTTGTGCCCGAGATGACCTCGAGCATGATCGAGATCTCGACCGACATCTGCCATTCGGCGCAGGACGTGATCACGCAGCTCTCGCCGATCCGCGAGGCACTGATCCGCAATGCCGACAAGCTCAACATCGCCGTGGTCGGCGGCGGCACGCACGCCTTCCAGCAATGGCACGAGCGGCGCATCTACGACAAGCCGCGCTTTCGCGAGCTGTCGGAGCTGTACGGCTACCTGAGCAAGCAGTTCACGATCTTCGGCCAGCATGTGCACATCGGCTGTCCCGATGCCGATGCGGCGCTGCTCATGCTGCACCGCATGTCGCGCTACATCCCGCACTTCATCGCGCTGTCGGCGTCCTCGCCCTTCGTGCAGGGGCAGGACACGCAGTTCGACTCGGCGCGGCTGAACTCGGTGTTCGCCTTCCCCCTGTCGGGCCGCGCGCCCTTCACCACCAGCTGGAAGGAGTTCGAGGCCTACTTCGAGCGCATGACCCGCACCGGCGTCGTGCGCAGCATGAAGGACTTCTACTGGGACATCCGCCCCAAGCCCGAGTTCGGCACCATCGAGATCCGCGTGTTCGACACGCCGCTCACCGTGGAGCGCGCCGCCGCGCTCGCGGGCTACGTGCAGTCGCTGGCCGCATGGTTCCTGCAGGAGCAGCCCTTCGAGCCGAGCGAGGACGACTACCTCGTCTACACCTACAACCGCTTCCAGGCCTGCCGCTTCGGGCTCGACGCGGTGTACGTCGACCCCGCCACCGGCCAGCACATGCCGCTGCGCGACCACATCCTGATGACCATGACCCAGCTCGAATGGCACAGCGAGGCGCTCAACGCCACGCAGGCGCTGGGCGAACTGCGCACCAGCGTCGAAGCCAACCGCAACGACGCGCGCTGGCTGCGCGAGAAGCAGGGCAAGGAACGGCTGCTGGCGGAAGTGGTGCGGCAGGCGGCGTTGAGGTTCCGCGGCGCGGCCTGA
- a CDS encoding site-specific recombinase: MAAASRDLQGLLAGLDPTADVAQRHIWLIDLFDWLRGDRASPQAAMGRVQLLLDAIEARPELRERMRAWWRVFTQSVDLTTLLADYGFAPRTAFASELGERLRRKILPGTPETTDASDLFRMVLPGVFDARWIALLDETQLSRIGALLAGAAIDDDGVPRWRHTVMDAVTYCASQVVAAGFSPELRLRMSAELGAARPFHALMADLDHLREQVLAQPCDEEALQAAFIAFRDRLDACRAVASSVYTHLEDNGISVGLVFRLRQLRERVLRIRELLDCVMAPQPGPSVARLVGRLVLAGGERNSIRALVASNSSMLAAKVTERSAETGEHYITRDRASYAQMVKKAAGGGALTSITVLLKFSIYALGLSAFWSGLASGLMYAASFVAIQLLHLTLATKQPAMTAPALAARLRDIKSDAAVGAFVDEVANLVRSQVAAVLGNVLVVVPAMLGVALLVQLALGRPLLDAANAAATLKSLSLAGPTALFAAITGILLFSASIVAGWTENAFVLHRLDSAMRYNPRIGAFLGAARARRWADFMRTHISGFASNISLGLMLGLLPAFAGFFGLGLDVRHVTLSAGQIAAAAASTGLAVLEHPALWWAVAAIPVIGALNVGVSFYFAFRLALRAHSVSLGDRARIRSAIWARWRSRPVSFFLPA, translated from the coding sequence ATGGCTGCCGCTTCGCGCGACCTGCAGGGGCTGCTTGCCGGCCTCGACCCGACCGCCGATGTGGCGCAGCGCCACATCTGGCTCATCGATCTCTTCGACTGGCTGCGCGGCGACCGTGCCTCGCCGCAAGCGGCGATGGGCCGCGTGCAGCTGCTGCTCGACGCCATCGAGGCGCGCCCCGAGCTGCGCGAACGGATGCGCGCCTGGTGGCGCGTGTTCACGCAGTCGGTCGACCTGACGACGCTGCTGGCCGACTACGGCTTCGCGCCGCGCACGGCCTTCGCCAGCGAGCTGGGCGAACGCCTGCGCCGCAAGATCCTGCCGGGCACGCCGGAGACCACCGACGCGTCGGACCTGTTCCGCATGGTGCTGCCTGGCGTGTTCGACGCCCGCTGGATCGCGCTGCTCGACGAAACACAGCTCTCGCGCATCGGTGCGCTGCTGGCCGGCGCGGCCATCGACGACGACGGCGTGCCGCGCTGGCGCCACACGGTGATGGACGCAGTGACCTACTGCGCCAGCCAGGTCGTGGCGGCCGGCTTCTCGCCCGAGCTGCGCCTGCGCATGAGCGCCGAACTCGGCGCTGCACGGCCCTTCCATGCGCTGATGGCCGACCTGGACCACCTCCGCGAGCAGGTGTTGGCGCAGCCGTGCGACGAAGAGGCGCTGCAGGCGGCCTTCATTGCCTTCCGCGACCGGCTCGACGCCTGCCGCGCGGTAGCCTCGTCGGTCTATACCCACCTGGAGGACAACGGCATCTCGGTGGGCCTGGTGTTCCGGCTGCGCCAGTTGCGCGAGCGCGTGCTGCGCATCCGCGAACTGCTCGACTGCGTGATGGCGCCGCAGCCGGGGCCGAGCGTGGCGCGGCTGGTCGGCCGGCTGGTGCTGGCCGGCGGCGAGCGCAACAGCATTCGCGCGCTGGTCGCATCCAACTCGTCGATGCTGGCGGCCAAGGTGACCGAGCGCAGCGCCGAGACCGGCGAGCACTACATCACCCGCGACCGCGCCAGCTACGCGCAGATGGTGAAGAAGGCCGCGGGCGGCGGCGCGCTGACCTCGATCACCGTGCTGCTGAAGTTCAGCATCTATGCGCTGGGCCTCTCGGCGTTCTGGAGCGGACTGGCTTCGGGCCTGATGTACGCCGCCAGCTTCGTGGCGATCCAGCTGCTGCACCTGACGCTGGCCACCAAGCAGCCGGCCATGACGGCGCCGGCTTTGGCGGCGCGGCTGCGCGACATCAAGTCGGACGCCGCGGTGGGCGCCTTCGTCGACGAGGTCGCGAACCTCGTGCGCTCGCAGGTGGCTGCGGTGCTGGGCAACGTGCTCGTGGTGGTGCCGGCGATGCTGGGCGTGGCGCTGCTGGTGCAGCTGGCGCTCGGACGGCCGCTGCTCGACGCGGCCAACGCCGCGGCCACGCTGAAATCGCTGTCGCTCGCCGGCCCGACCGCGCTTTTCGCGGCAATCACCGGCATCCTGCTGTTTTCGGCCAGCATCGTCGCCGGCTGGACAGAAAACGCCTTTGTCCTGCATCGGCTGGACTCCGCGATGCGTTACAACCCCCGCATCGGCGCATTTCTGGGCGCCGCCCGGGCCCGTCGTTGGGCGGACTTCATGCGCACGCACATCTCAGGCTTCGCCTCCAACATTTCGCTCGGACTCATGCTCGGACTGCTGCCCGCATTCGCGGGTTTCTTCGGGCTCGGGCTGGATGTACGGCACGTGACACTGTCGGCCGGGCAGATCGCCGCGGCCGCGGCCTCCACGGGCCTGGCGGTGCTGGAGCATCCCGCGCTGTGGTGGGCGGTGGCGGCCATCCCGGTCATCGGCGCGCTCAATGTGGGCGTGAGTTTCTATTTCGCTTTTCGGCTGGCGCTGCGCGCGCACAGCGTGAGCCTCGGCGACCGCGCACGCATCCGCAGCGCGATCTGGGCCCGCTGGCGCAGCCGGCCGGTGAGCTTCTTCCTACCTGCATGA
- a CDS encoding DUF3053 domain-containing protein, with protein MRTFIQRLGAVALLAVFSFALAGCGNKEAEQRKAFISFLQTRVIDKPGLRVPTPTAEEKASFGDYAQHYAVITDFNEGMNQSVSQPMTQIMAKGALRSIADLSSRRDDLKAAKDGMGGLRTALDQQTAKADAAHAQLKQPDDLKQVYDKAYDKTVTAPASTFKEVFPALDSVFDSALAIGDFLEKNKSKIQISGSSVSVTDPAVQAELNKMLQQLNSQSAAINAAQRKLQSMVRG; from the coding sequence ATGAGAACCTTCATTCAACGTCTCGGCGCCGTGGCCCTCCTCGCTGTCTTCAGCTTCGCGCTGGCGGGCTGCGGCAACAAGGAAGCCGAGCAGCGCAAGGCCTTCATTTCGTTCCTGCAGACCCGCGTGATCGACAAGCCCGGCCTGCGCGTGCCAACACCCACGGCCGAGGAGAAGGCCTCGTTCGGCGACTACGCGCAGCACTACGCGGTGATCACCGATTTCAACGAAGGCATGAACCAATCGGTGAGCCAGCCCATGACGCAGATCATGGCCAAGGGTGCACTGCGTTCCATCGCCGACCTGTCTTCGCGCCGCGACGACCTCAAGGCCGCGAAGGACGGCATGGGCGGCCTGCGCACCGCGCTCGACCAGCAGACCGCCAAGGCCGACGCCGCGCACGCGCAGCTCAAGCAGCCCGACGACCTGAAGCAGGTCTACGACAAGGCCTACGACAAGACCGTGACCGCGCCGGCCAGCACCTTCAAGGAAGTGTTCCCCGCGCTCGACAGCGTGTTCGACAGCGCGCTGGCCATCGGCGATTTTCTCGAGAAGAACAAGTCGAAGATCCAGATCTCGGGCAGCAGCGTGAGCGTGACCGACCCCGCGGTGCAGGCCGAGCTCAACAAGATGCTGCAGCAGCTGAACAGCCAGTCGGCTGCCATCAATGCCGCGCAGCGCAAGCTGCAGTCGATGGTGCGCGGGTAG